Proteins found in one Limanda limanda chromosome 18, fLimLim1.1, whole genome shotgun sequence genomic segment:
- the ccn6 gene encoding cellular communication network factor 6: MLSLLCRSLLLILAQQCLSWAQNNGQLPAPRGGQSVAERRQFCQWPCKCRERPHCAPGVSAVLDGCGCCKSCARQIGEPCNERDICDPHKGMYCDFSADQPKFEVGVCAYMMAVGCDLNGAHYENGEAFQTSPLYKCTCIAGAIGCTPAFIQKPAGLLGPAPLMGSLPAGLRGSQSPKKHQQDTTYMSAWKKNCLVQTTPWSPCSKTCGLGISVRVNNDNSKCEMRKDRRLCLLRPCERSVIRSIKMPKGKTCRPKFQAKKAEKLTLSGCTSTKKFKPTYCGVCTDKRCCVPNKSLMIKVNFTCKGGSNTQWKMQWITSCVCQRKCNNPDDMFSELRLL; this comes from the exons ATGCTATCGCTTCTCTGCCGTTCCCTGCTGCTCATCCTTGCTCAACAG TGCCTCAGCTGGGCTCAGAACAATGGCCAGCTGCCTGCTCCTCGAGGTGGACAGTCTGTGGCCGAAAGGCGGCAGTTCTGCCAGTGGCCCTGCAAGTGTCGTGAGAGACCTCACTGTGCCCCAGGGGTGAGCGCCGTCCTGGATGGTTGTGGCTGCTGCAAGAGCTGTGCCAGGCAGATTGGGGAACCCTGCAACGAGAGGGACATATGTGACCCGCACAAGGGCATGTACTGCGATTTCTCAGCAGACCAGCCTAAGTTTGAGGTTGGAGTGTGCGCGT ACATGATGGCCGTGGGCTGTGACCTAAATGGGGCCCACTATGAAAACGGAGAAGCTTTCCAGACCAGCCCCCTCTATAAGTGCACATGTATTGCCGGAGCCATTGGCTGCACCCCTGCTTTCATCCAGAAGCCTGCTGGTCTCTTAGGCCCCGCCCCACTGATGGGCAGCCTGCCAGCTGGCCTCCGCGGTAGCCAGAGCCCAAAGAAGCACCAGCAGGACACTACCTACATGTCAG CCTGGAAGAAGAACTGTCTGGTCCAGACCACCCCATGGAGTCCCTGCTCCAAGACCTGTGGCCTGGGAATCTCTGTGCGCGTGAACAATGACAACAGCAAATGTGAGATGAGGAAGGACCGTCGCCTGTGCCTGCTGCGACCATGTGAGAGGAGTGTTATTAGGAGCATTAAG ATGCCAAAGGGAAAGACATGCCGGCCGAAATTCCAGGCAAAGAAAGCGGAGAAGCTGACACTCTCTGGCTGTACCAGTACCAAAAAGTTTAAGCCCACATACTGCGGCGTCTGTACAGACAAACGCTGCTGTGTACCAAACAAGTCCCTCATGATCAAAGTCAACTTCACTTGCAAAGGAGGCTCCAACACACAGTGGAAGATGCAGTGGATAACATCCTGCGTGTGCCAGAGGAAGTGCAACAATCCAGATGACATGTTTTCTGAGCTGCGGTTACTCTAG
- the tube1 gene encoding tubulin epsilon chain yields the protein MTQSIVVQVGQCGNQVGCRFWDLALREHAHVNKMGEYDEALGSFFRNVDSRNRACGVGGRIQHLKARAVLVDMEEGVVNEILQGPLREVFDSTQLLTDVSGSGNNWAVGHMTYGSCYREQIVDTLRKAAEHCDCLQCFFLIHSMGGGTGSGLGTRVLSLLEEEFPEVCRIVTSVYPSAEDDVITSPYNSVLAMKELTEHADCVIPVENQSLVDIVSKIKHMSDGGMPGRVIKRDSTIISGEGGLSGAGKPFDAMNNIVANLLLNITSSARFEGSLNMDLNEIAMNLVPFPRLHYLVPSLTPLYTLADVSIPTRRLDQMFSDAFSKDHQLFRCDPKHSLYLACALMVRGKVQVSDLRRNIERLRPSLPFVSWNQEGWKTGLCSVPPVGHSHALLALANNTCVKSRFMELRESFTKLYRKKAHLHHYLNVEGMEQRSFSEALNSLSSLIEEYDHLDATKGKLMHDAARLSIAR from the exons ATGACACAGTCAATCGTTGTCCAGG TTGGACAGTGCGGGAACCAGGTTGGCTGCAGGTTTTGGGATCTTGCTCTGCGAGAACATGCTCACGTCAACAAG ATGGGAGAGTACGATGAGGCTCTCGGTAGCTTTTTCCGGAATGTGGACTCAAG AAATAGAGCCTGTGGTGTCGGCGGGAGAATCCAACATCTTAAGGCCAGA GCGGTGCTGGTGGACATGGAGGAGGGTGTGGTCAATGAGATCCTGCAAGGCCCACTGAGAGAAGTGTTCGACAGCACTCAGCTCCTCACAGACGTGTCAGGTTCAGGCAACAACTG GGCGGTTGGACACATGACATACGGCTCATGCTACAGGGAGCAGATTGTGGATACACTGCGAAAGGCAGCAGAGCACTGTGACTGTCTGCAGTGCTTTTTTCTCATCCACTCTATGGGAGGAG GTACTGGTTCGGGCTTGGGGACCAGAGTGCTGAGCCTGCTGGAGGAGGAATTCCCAGAGGTGTGTCGAATTGTTACCTCAGTCTATCCATCTGCTGAGGATGACGTCATCACCTCCCCTTACAACAGTGTCCTGGCCATGAAAGAGCTGACAGAACACGCTGACTGTGTCATTCCAGTGGAAAACCAG TCATTGGTTGACATTGTGAGTAAGATTAAACACATGTCTGACGGTGGAATGCCGGGGCGGGTGATCAAGAGAGACAGCACCATCATCTCTGGAGAGGGCGGCCTCAGCGGAGCAGGGAAGCCCTTCGATGCCATGAATAACATTGTGGCTAACCTGTTGCTCAATATTACCAG CTCAGCCCGTTTTGAGGGTTCTCTCAACATGGACCTGAACGAGATTGCCATGAACCTGGTGCCTTTCCCTCGTTTACACTACCTGGTGCCGAGCCTCACCCCTCTGTACACGCTGGCAGACGTCAGTATCCCCACTAGAAG ACTGGATCAAATGTTTAGCGACGCCTTCAGTAAAGACCACCAGCTATTCCGATGTGACCCGAAGCACAGCCTGTACCTGGCCTGCGCCCTCATGGTCAGGGGGAAAGTGCAGGTGTCGGACCTCCGCAGGAACATTGAGAG ATTGAGGCCTTCGCTCCCCTTTGTCTCATGGAACCAAGAAGGCTGGAAGACGGGCCTGTGTTCAGTGCCTCCTGTGGGTCACTCTCACGCCCTGTTAGCCTTGGCCAACAACACATGTGTGAAGTCTAGATTCATGGAGCTGAGAGAGAGTTTTACCAAGCTCTACAGGAAGAAG gctCACTTACATCACTACCTGAATGTTGAGGGGATGGAGCAGAGAAGCTTCTCAGAGGCCCTCAACTCTCTCAGCTCCTTGATTGAAGAGTACGATCATCTTGATGCCACCAAGGGGAAACTCATGCATGATGCAGCCAGGCTCAGCATCGCCAGATGA